The genomic interval GCGCTTTCGCGATTGGTGGGAACGCGAAGGAAAAGGAGGCCCGACGTGAATCGCGAGGAGTTCCTGACTCGGGTGCGGACTGCCGCAGCAGCCGGTCGGGCCTATCGTGTTAATGCCGACGCGACGATTCCCAACGAAGCCGGCTACGTTGGCGGCGGCGATGATCTGCCGGCGCGCTTGGCCGCCGAGATCACGGCCGTCGGCGGACAAGCCACGCTAGTGAATGATTTGTCCGGCGCGCGCGAGGCGCTCGCGACAGTCGTCGAACAGTACAAGCCGCGAACCGCGTTTTGCTGGCAGCATCCGGTGCTGGATGCACTCGCGCTGGACGAATACTTAAACGAGCGGGGAATCGGCAAGTTATCGCAGCAAGGTCTGGCCGCGCTTTCGCCAGCAGAACAACGCGCGAAGATACTGGCGGCCGACATCGGCATCACGAGCGTCACGTATGCGATTGCCGAGACGGGCAGCCTGGTAATGATGGCCCAGACGGGGCGCGAGCGCTTGGCGAGCCTGCTGCCGCCGGTACACGTGGCGATCGTCGAGCGTAAACAAATCCTGCCGGATCTGTTTGATCTGTTCGCCGAACTACGCGACGAGGGTTACGAGAACCTGCCGAGCAATCTTGCGTTCATTACCGGCCCCAGCAAGACCGGCGACATCGAATTTACGCTCACCACGGGCGTACACGGACCGGGCAAGTGGCACGTGATCGTGGTCCGCGCGTAGTCGCCGCGCGGGCGTTGCATACATGCCTATTCGCCCTGCGGTCGAAAAGGCATGGCACCACCTTGTAGCGACAGTAGTGACAACCGATCGTTACGACGCCTTCTTCGACCCACTCGGCTTTTCGCTGGTGGCGTGTCGGTGGGCCTGATCGGTACGCAGCTCGCGTGGTCCGTCCAAAATCGGCAGCGACATCGGCTTGGCCGGCGCTGCCGCCGGTGCAGACTGCGTGGTCGCGGCCGGCGGAAGCATCTCGGCAACTTGCTTCGCGAATTTTCGTCCCACGCCCAGGTACTGCAGCTTGGGCCACAACATGTGGGCATTGCTGGTCAGCCATTCCCAACGGAAGAAGTACCGCATGAAGCACTTGGCATGCCAGAACTGCACCTGCTCGGGCGTCAGGTTCTTGTACTTCATCACCGGCGTATAGACGTTGTACTTCGTGAAGTCGAAGTCCGCGATCTCGCTCTTCACCTGCGAGAAGAACTCAGTGCCGGGATAGGGCGTCACGATATTGAAGTTGGCGTACGTCGGATTCACGCCCTTCGCATAAGCGAGCACATCGCGAATCGAATCGACGTTGTCTTCCGGGAAGCCAATCATGAACCCGGCCACGGTGCGGATGCCCAACCCGCGACACAAGGTGACGAAATCACGTTGCTTGTCGTCTTTGATCGGGGCGCGTTTGTACTGGCGCAGCGTTCCTTCGTCCGGAGTTTCAATTCCGACGGTAATGGCGGTCAGCCCGACTTCGCGCAGGATGCGCAGCGTCTCGGGCCTTAGCAGATCGATGCGGCTCTCGATCGAGAATTCGATCTTTCGCGGCAGCTTGCCAATCAGCTCGGCCAGGCGGATCACTCGCTTGCGATCCAGACCGAATAACGGGTCGCGAAATTTGAACGAGCGGAACCCATATTCCTGCATGCCGTGTCGCAACTCTTCGAACACGCTTTCCGGCGTGCGGAACCGCGTCGTATTCTCAACAATGATGTACGGGCAGTAGTTGCAGGTGAACGTGCAGCCGCGACTTTGCTGGACCAGGCCAGTCGGAAAGCGCGTGAAATCGTAGCCGATCTTGAACTTCGACGGCCCGAACGGCGACCAGTCGGGAAACGGCAGATGATCCAGCTCGCGCACGCTGCCGACGTTGACGACACGCGTCGTGGCCTCGAGAACCTCGTCCAACTTCCACAACAGCATGTCCGACTCGCCGCGTACGATCGTCACATCTAGGCCGTCAAAGGCTTCGGGCAGCGCGTAGGCAACCAGGCCGATGACCAACACCTTGGCCCGGGGATTTTTGTCCAGCACCTCGCGCATCGCGGCGATTTCGAGATGCAGCGTAATCAGCGACGGGTTGAAGACGTACATCTCGGCGCCCGAGGGTACGGCATCTTCCGAGTACTCGACCGTATGCCCAAGCTTGCGAAAAATCGCGGCCAGATAGGCGAAATTGAGCGCCACTGGGCGGCGATCGCGTTTGTAGGCCCAGCGAATCACGCGGCCACGAAAGCCGCCGAAACCATGATATTGGCCCACACCGAAGCCGCCGGCGAAATCCTTCGCGACGTCCAGTTGGCGAGTGTCCCACAAGACAACGTGCATGGCCATTCTCCGGCTTACAGGAACTTCTTGAGTTGTTGGCGTGGCTGGGCGTGAAACATGTCGAAGACTTCTTGCGCCTGATCGATGCGCACGCCGTGTGGCAGGTCGAGCTTCGGCGGCCCAGTCAGCAGCCGAATTCGCCCTCCTTGATAAATGCGATACGAATTGCCGCGCCAGGTGATGTGCGAGCCGACGGCGGCAGACAACATCATGGCCGCATTCACTAGCCCCGTGAGTGGCGCACACCAGGCGTCGAACAAGGTTGCGCCGCGCAAGGCGACGAAGCGGTCGCCGAAATAGGTTCGAGCGGTCGCGCGTCGCATGTATCCGCGGCCGACGTTCAGCGCATACCAGGCGAGGCAAAACGAGGCAGGAATCCACGTCCAGGACGCATCGCTCGCAGCGCCGTACAGGGCTGCCAGCAATCCTCCCCAAAACGCGGCTGCCGTCGTGACAATGGCAGCGAACCCAATGCACCACGTCCGCAGGGCATACGTTCGTCCGATGACGTACTGGCGACGCAAGAATTCGAGCATTTGCGAAAAGCTCAATTCCAGCGGCGAAGGGAGCATGCAGGCCGGCTCGAATTCGACGCGCATCCGCGCCGCGCGCAGCACACGCGAAGC from Pirellulales bacterium carries:
- a CDS encoding radical SAM protein, whose translation is MHVVLWDTRQLDVAKDFAGGFGVGQYHGFGGFRGRVIRWAYKRDRRPVALNFAYLAAIFRKLGHTVEYSEDAVPSGAEMYVFNPSLITLHLEIAAMREVLDKNPRAKVLVIGLVAYALPEAFDGLDVTIVRGESDMLLWKLDEVLEATTRVVNVGSVRELDHLPFPDWSPFGPSKFKIGYDFTRFPTGLVQQSRGCTFTCNYCPYIIVENTTRFRTPESVFEELRHGMQEYGFRSFKFRDPLFGLDRKRVIRLAELIGKLPRKIEFSIESRIDLLRPETLRILREVGLTAITVGIETPDEGTLRQYKRAPIKDDKQRDFVTLCRGLGIRTVAGFMIGFPEDNVDSIRDVLAYAKGVNPTYANFNIVTPYPGTEFFSQVKSEIADFDFTKYNVYTPVMKYKNLTPEQVQFWHAKCFMRYFFRWEWLTSNAHMLWPKLQYLGVGRKFAKQVAEMLPPAATTQSAPAAAPAKPMSLPILDGPRELRTDQAHRHATSEKPSGSKKAS
- a CDS encoding lactate utilization protein C, producing MNREEFLTRVRTAAAAGRAYRVNADATIPNEAGYVGGGDDLPARLAAEITAVGGQATLVNDLSGAREALATVVEQYKPRTAFCWQHPVLDALALDEYLNERGIGKLSQQGLAALSPAEQRAKILAADIGITSVTYAIAETGSLVMMAQTGRERLASLLPPVHVAIVERKQILPDLFDLFAELRDEGYENLPSNLAFITGPSKTGDIEFTLTTGVHGPGKWHVIVVRA